A stretch of Armatimonadota bacterium DNA encodes these proteins:
- the rplS gene encoding 50S ribosomal protein L19 produces the protein MTTIIQEIEKEQLKAEKPDFNIGDTVKVHVRVVEGGKERIQVFEGIVIAKRHDAVRESFTARKISHGIGVERTFLVNSPKVARIEVARRGAVRRAKLFYLRDKVGKATRIKEADKPRK, from the coding sequence ATGACAACTATCATCCAGGAAATCGAGAAAGAACAGCTGAAGGCCGAGAAGCCGGATTTCAACATCGGCGACACGGTCAAGGTACATGTCCGCGTGGTCGAGGGCGGCAAGGAGCGCATCCAGGTATTCGAAGGCATCGTCATCGCCAAGCGCCACGACGCCGTCCGCGAGAGCTTCACCGCCCGCAAGATATCGCACGGCATCGGGGTCGAGCGCACTTTCCTCGTAAACAGCCCCAAGGTCGCGCGAATCGAGGTTGCCAGACGGGGCGCAGTCCGGCGCGCCAAGCTCTTCTATCTGCGTGACAAGGTTGGCAAAGCCACCCGAATCAAGGAAGCAGACAAACCCAGGAAATGA
- the trmD gene encoding tRNA (guanosine(37)-N1)-methyltransferase TrmD, giving the protein MRIDVLTIFPEVVHGGVDYSIVKRARDKGLLSVFVHDLRDYTTDKHRTTDEPPYGGGAGMVMKPEPIFAAAEHVKNEYWTEQSKIILTSPQGEVFTQARAAELSQCPHLVFICGHYEGVDERVREHLVAEELSIGDYVLTGGELPALVILDAVIRLMPGVLGDEQSALEESFSEGLLEYPQYTRPADFRGWTIPEVLLSGHHAEIAKWRRRESLRRTLARRPDLLAEATLSESDRRLLSELQESDNSEERE; this is encoded by the coding sequence ATGCGGATAGACGTCCTGACCATCTTTCCCGAGGTCGTCCACGGCGGCGTGGACTACAGCATCGTGAAGAGGGCACGGGACAAAGGACTGCTCTCGGTCTTCGTGCATGATCTCCGTGATTACACCACGGACAAACATCGTACCACCGACGAGCCACCTTACGGCGGTGGCGCCGGGATGGTTATGAAGCCGGAGCCGATATTCGCGGCCGCCGAGCATGTCAAAAACGAATACTGGACCGAACAGAGCAAGATCATCCTGACTTCGCCGCAGGGCGAGGTGTTCACACAGGCCAGGGCCGCCGAACTGTCCCAGTGCCCGCACCTGGTTTTCATCTGCGGCCACTACGAAGGCGTGGACGAGCGAGTCAGGGAGCATCTCGTTGCGGAGGAACTGTCTATCGGGGATTACGTACTAACCGGTGGTGAGTTGCCGGCGCTCGTAATCCTCGATGCCGTGATAAGGCTGATGCCCGGGGTCCTCGGAGACGAGCAGTCGGCGCTCGAAGAGTCCTTCTCGGAGGGCCTGCTGGAGTACCCGCAATATACCCGGCCGGCCGATTTCCGGGGCTGGACGATACCGGAGGTGCTTCTGTCCGGTCACCACGCCGAGATTGCGAAATGGCGCAGGCGGGAGTCGCTCAGGCGCACCCTTGCCCGTCGCCCTGACCTGCTGGCGGAGGCGACTCTGTCGGAGTCGGATCGGCGTCTTCTCAGCGAACTGCAGGAGTCGGATAACTCAGAAGAGAGGGAATAG
- the rimM gene encoding 16S rRNA processing protein RimM yields the protein MSADTWDVVIGKITSPFGLKGEVKVFPLTDFPERFSELAQAYLGTESDGRMWVIESVRFHKGLVLIKFEGVDDITAADGLRGMEIRIRRGDLVPLEEGRYYIHDIVGLGVLTTDGEDLGKVEQVLTGSANDVYVTPRAMIPAVREFVVSVDLSKKQIVVKAVEGLVQE from the coding sequence ATGAGCGCCGACACGTGGGATGTCGTGATAGGCAAGATAACCTCTCCCTTCGGCCTCAAGGGAGAGGTGAAGGTGTTTCCTCTCACGGACTTTCCGGAGAGGTTTTCCGAACTGGCGCAGGCGTATCTCGGCACGGAGTCGGACGGGCGGATGTGGGTGATCGAGAGCGTCCGGTTTCACAAGGGACTCGTGCTGATCAAGTTTGAGGGCGTTGACGATATCACCGCCGCGGATGGGCTTCGCGGCATGGAGATTCGTATCCGGAGAGGCGACCTCGTGCCGCTCGAAGAGGGGCGTTATTATATACACGACATCGTTGGCCTCGGCGTGCTGACCACGGACGGCGAGGATCTCGGAAAGGTCGAGCAGGTGCTGACCGGATCGGCGAACGATGTGTATGTCACGCCGCGCGCGATGATCCCGGCGGTAAGGGAGTTTGTCGTAAGCGTTGACCTTTCGAAAAAGCAGATAGTCGTCAAGGCCGTCGAAGGCCTCGTGCAGGAATAA
- a CDS encoding KH domain-containing protein, producing the protein MIEYLVKALVDDPDQVNISEIEGPESTTFEIRVASEDLGKVIGKQGKIANALRTVAKAAAMRNKRRVYLEIIP; encoded by the coding sequence ATGATCGAGTATCTCGTCAAAGCGCTGGTTGATGATCCTGACCAGGTGAACATCTCCGAGATCGAGGGGCCCGAATCAACCACTTTCGAGATCAGGGTTGCTTCCGAGGATCTGGGCAAGGTGATCGGCAAGCAGGGCAAGATCGCGAATGCGCTCCGCACGGTGGCAAAGGCCGCCGCGATGCGAAACAAGCGCCGCGTCTACCTCGAGATCATTCCTTAG
- the rpsP gene encoding 30S ribosomal protein S16, with protein sequence MSVKIRLRRMGAKGRPFYRLVVADSRTARNGRFIEVIGYYDPMTEPVTLKVDGEKAAMWLGRGAQPSDTARALLKKEGILDTFLGAKQKAPESAPAAVEEAQPEEETAPSDEQG encoded by the coding sequence TTGTCAGTAAAGATACGTCTGAGAAGGATGGGCGCCAAGGGGCGGCCGTTCTACAGATTGGTCGTAGCCGACAGCCGAACGGCGCGAAACGGCAGGTTCATCGAGGTCATAGGGTACTATGATCCGATGACAGAACCTGTGACGCTGAAAGTTGACGGCGAGAAGGCTGCGATGTGGCTGGGCAGGGGAGCGCAGCCGTCAGATACAGCGAGAGCACTGCTGAAGAAGGAAGGGATCCTGGACACGTTCCTCGGCGCGAAGCAGAAGGCACCTGAGAGTGCCCCCGCGGCCGTTGAGGAAGCGCAGCCTGAGGAGGAGACTGCGCCTTCGGACGAGCAGGGATAG
- the ffh gene encoding signal recognition particle protein yields the protein MFESLSEKLQSVFKKLRGKGALSEQDVNEALREVRLALLEADVNFRVVKDFVSRVRERAVGQEVFASLSPAQHVVKIVNEEMTELLGGGDTALKIAEKPPTIIMMAGLHGAGKTTTCAKFANLMRKQGRKPLLVALDVYRPAAIKQLQVLGEQIGIPVFTLGDKQDPVDIAQAAAGAAASDGRDVIILDTAGRLHVDDDLMSELGRIRSAVPPTETLLVVDAMTGQDAVNVAEQFNRALEVDGFVVTKLDGDARGGAALSIKAVTGKPIKFAGVGEKLDALEPFHPERMASRILGMGDVLSLIEKAEAAVDAEKVEELERKFRENKFDLEDYLEQLQQMRKMGPLDQILGMIPGLNARGLQGAEIDESRLGKVEAIIRSMTREERHHPEMLNGSRRRRVANGSGASVQDVNQLMNQFSQTKKMIRELAEMEQGGRRKRPNIPFFS from the coding sequence ATGTTTGAAAGTCTTAGCGAGAAACTACAGAGCGTATTCAAGAAGCTGAGAGGGAAGGGCGCGCTCTCGGAGCAGGATGTCAATGAAGCCCTCCGCGAGGTTCGCCTCGCCCTGCTCGAGGCCGACGTCAACTTCCGGGTCGTGAAGGATTTCGTCTCCCGCGTGCGCGAGCGCGCGGTCGGGCAGGAGGTCTTCGCGAGCCTTTCGCCGGCCCAGCACGTCGTCAAGATCGTCAACGAAGAGATGACCGAGCTGCTCGGCGGCGGGGATACCGCACTGAAGATCGCGGAGAAGCCGCCGACGATCATCATGATGGCAGGACTTCACGGCGCGGGCAAGACGACCACCTGTGCGAAGTTTGCCAATCTGATGCGGAAGCAGGGCCGGAAGCCCCTGCTGGTCGCGCTCGACGTCTATCGTCCGGCGGCGATCAAGCAGCTTCAGGTGCTCGGCGAGCAGATCGGCATACCGGTTTTCACGCTTGGGGACAAGCAGGATCCCGTAGACATAGCACAGGCCGCCGCCGGCGCCGCGGCTTCAGACGGCCGGGACGTGATCATACTCGACACCGCCGGGCGTCTTCACGTAGACGACGACCTGATGTCGGAACTCGGGCGGATCAGATCTGCGGTCCCGCCGACCGAGACCCTGCTGGTCGTGGACGCAATGACCGGCCAGGATGCAGTCAACGTCGCGGAGCAGTTCAACCGGGCGCTCGAGGTGGACGGATTCGTTGTCACCAAGCTGGACGGTGACGCGCGCGGCGGGGCGGCGCTCTCGATCAAGGCGGTCACCGGCAAGCCGATAAAGTTCGCCGGCGTGGGTGAGAAACTCGATGCCCTCGAGCCTTTCCATCCGGAGCGCATGGCGTCCCGGATTCTCGGAATGGGCGACGTGCTCAGCCTGATCGAGAAGGCCGAGGCCGCCGTGGACGCCGAGAAGGTCGAGGAACTCGAGAGGAAGTTCAGGGAGAACAAGTTTGATCTCGAGGACTACCTCGAGCAGTTGCAGCAGATGCGCAAGATGGGTCCGCTCGACCAGATTCTGGGGATGATCCCCGGTCTCAACGCCCGAGGGCTTCAGGGTGCCGAGATTGATGAGAGCAGGCTCGGTAAGGTAGAGGCGATCATTCGATCAATGACCAGGGAAGAGCGCCATCACCCGGAGATGCTGAACGGGAGCCGCAGGCGGAGAGTCGCCAACGGAAGCGGTGCGAGTGTACAGGATGTCAACCAACTCATGAACCAGTTCAGCCAGACGAAGAAGATGATCCGCGAGCTGGCGGAGATGGAGCAGGGAGGCCGCCGGAAGCGTCCGAACATCCCGTTCTTCTCGTAG
- the ftsY gene encoding signal recognition particle-docking protein FtsY, which yields MQGGARGKQFAVRLLRNLFRKVDDLLSGRRPVDEQLFEELEEALVQADLNVNTVVRIVEDLRRVSREDRMSEAEQIRERLRDEIAQAMSGPDVGLQFSVEPPTVYLVVGVNGVGKTTSIAKLAHRFKREGKRVILAAADTFRAAAIDQLEIWANRVGVDLIRQREGADPAAVVYDAIQAARSRRADLVIADTAGRLHTRSNLMEELRKIGRVIEREVGRKADEVLLVLDATTGQNAISQAREFAAAVGVTGIVLAKLDGTAKGGIVVTLNDELGIPIKLVGTGETLDDLEDFDSADFAASLVG from the coding sequence ATGCAGGGCGGTGCTCGCGGAAAGCAGTTCGCGGTGAGACTACTCAGGAATCTATTCAGGAAGGTGGACGACCTGCTCTCGGGCAGGCGGCCCGTGGACGAGCAGCTCTTTGAGGAACTGGAAGAGGCCCTCGTACAGGCCGACCTCAACGTCAACACGGTCGTGCGAATCGTGGAAGACCTGCGCCGCGTATCGCGCGAGGATCGGATGTCAGAGGCCGAGCAGATTCGGGAACGACTGAGGGACGAGATCGCGCAGGCGATGTCCGGGCCGGACGTCGGCCTCCAGTTCTCAGTCGAGCCTCCGACGGTCTACCTTGTCGTAGGTGTGAATGGTGTAGGAAAGACGACCTCGATCGCCAAGCTGGCCCACAGGTTCAAGCGGGAGGGCAAGAGGGTCATCCTCGCGGCGGCGGATACGTTCCGTGCCGCCGCGATTGACCAACTCGAAATATGGGCGAACCGCGTGGGGGTGGACCTCATCAGGCAGCGAGAAGGGGCCGATCCGGCGGCGGTGGTCTACGATGCGATCCAGGCAGCCAGGTCCCGGCGAGCGGACCTAGTGATTGCGGATACCGCGGGCCGCCTGCACACCAGAAGCAACCTCATGGAGGAGTTGAGGAAGATCGGCCGTGTCATAGAGCGCGAGGTCGGACGCAAGGCCGACGAAGTCCTACTCGTTCTTGATGCGACCACCGGCCAGAATGCGATCAGCCAGGCCAGGGAGTTCGCGGCGGCTGTCGGTGTGACCGGCATCGTGCTGGCGAAGCTCGACGGCACCGCGAAAGGCGGCATCGTCGTCACGCTCAACGACGAGCTCGGCATTCCGATCAAGCTGGTCGGAACCGGCGAGACGCTGGATGACCTTGAGGACTTTGACTCCGCCGACTTCGCCGCGTCGCTTGTAGGATAG
- the mazG gene encoding nucleoside triphosphate pyrophosphohydrolase, translating to MNRPGTEFEKLVEIIARLRGPDGCPWDREQTSESIKPNLLEETYEVLEAIDNRDPDELRSELGDLMMQAVFHARFSAERGEFDIGDSLRSINEKLIRRHPHVFGEAEVAGSDEVLHNWEEIKRAEKGNENRTSILDGVPKAMPALARAMEISKKAAKAGFEWPDLDAVVAKMEEETGELKAELAAGDRGRILEEIGDLLFTVVNVARWKGVDPEDALRVMVERFSDRFRRMERAARDAGRRIEDMSIAEMDAVWDRVKREG from the coding sequence ATGAACCGACCCGGCACGGAGTTCGAGAAGCTCGTTGAGATCATCGCCCGGCTGAGAGGCCCGGACGGCTGCCCGTGGGACCGCGAGCAGACCTCCGAGTCAATCAAGCCCAACCTCCTCGAGGAGACCTACGAAGTCCTGGAGGCCATTGACAACCGCGACCCGGACGAACTGCGGTCTGAACTCGGCGACCTGATGATGCAGGCCGTGTTCCACGCCAGGTTCTCAGCCGAGCGCGGCGAGTTCGATATTGGGGACTCGCTCCGGAGCATCAACGAAAAGCTGATTCGAAGGCATCCTCACGTCTTCGGCGAGGCCGAGGTCGCCGGATCGGACGAAGTCCTCCACAACTGGGAGGAGATCAAGCGCGCTGAAAAGGGCAACGAGAACCGCACCTCGATACTCGACGGCGTGCCGAAGGCGATGCCCGCCCTCGCCCGCGCGATGGAGATATCCAAGAAGGCCGCAAAGGCAGGTTTTGAGTGGCCCGACCTCGATGCCGTCGTGGCAAAGATGGAGGAGGAGACGGGCGAGCTGAAGGCGGAGCTGGCCGCCGGTGATCGCGGGCGAATACTCGAGGAGATAGGGGACCTGCTGTTCACCGTGGTCAACGTTGCGCGCTGGAAAGGCGTTGACCCCGAGGACGCCCTCCGCGTGATGGTCGAGCGGTTCTCGGACAGGTTCCGCCGGATGGAGCGGGCCGCGCGCGACGCGGGCCGTCGGATCGAGGATATGAGCATCGCGGAGATGGACGCCGTCTGGGACCGTGTCAAGCGCGAGGGATGA
- a CDS encoding peptidyl-prolyl cis-trans isomerase, translating into MSKAVSKTVLMAMAALVAASFLAGCGKSSVAKVNGRKISRQEYYDRLERMPMGNPPMQVEAGVVVLRDLINEELLIRLAEKEKVPPTNAQVDERYKQMEKQPQFMAKMKESGLTKDQAKDLVRILQAHFNLMTRGIKVTDEEVKKYYEANKDKQFTIPENAEVAAIFCENKATADKAMNLLKQNVDFATVAKQLSSDPNSKDRGGRLGRPVYVNDQGLPEAVWKKVLATKKGAYTEPIADQTGFVIFKVIRQNPKKVQKFEEVKFLLWDGMMREKGGQKWNVDAELNKFRETADVKIMIDRYRDQLLPKEGGPGIPGGQKQETKQQPK; encoded by the coding sequence ATGAGTAAGGCAGTCAGCAAGACCGTTCTGATGGCCATGGCGGCGCTGGTGGCCGCTTCCTTCCTGGCCGGATGCGGCAAGTCGAGCGTGGCCAAAGTCAACGGCCGGAAGATCAGCCGTCAGGAATACTACGACAGGCTCGAAAGGATGCCGATGGGCAACCCCCCGATGCAGGTGGAGGCAGGAGTTGTCGTCCTTCGCGACCTCATAAACGAGGAACTGCTGATCAGGCTCGCGGAGAAAGAGAAGGTCCCGCCGACCAATGCGCAGGTGGACGAGCGCTACAAGCAGATGGAGAAGCAGCCGCAGTTCATGGCCAAGATGAAGGAATCGGGTCTCACCAAGGATCAGGCCAAGGATCTGGTGCGCATCCTGCAGGCTCACTTCAATCTGATGACCCGCGGCATCAAGGTGACCGACGAGGAAGTCAAGAAGTACTACGAGGCGAACAAGGACAAGCAGTTTACCATCCCGGAGAACGCCGAGGTGGCGGCCATCTTCTGCGAGAACAAGGCGACGGCCGACAAGGCCATGAACCTCCTGAAGCAGAATGTTGACTTCGCCACGGTCGCCAAGCAGCTCTCATCCGATCCGAACTCCAAGGATCGGGGCGGGCGTCTCGGTCGCCCGGTCTACGTGAACGATCAGGGCCTCCCCGAAGCGGTCTGGAAGAAGGTGCTTGCGACCAAGAAGGGCGCGTACACCGAACCGATCGCCGATCAGACAGGCTTCGTCATCTTTAAGGTGATCCGCCAGAACCCCAAGAAGGTTCAGAAGTTCGAAGAGGTAAAGTTCCTTCTCTGGGACGGAATGATGAGGGAGAAGGGCGGCCAGAAGTGGAACGTGGACGCCGAACTCAACAAGTTCCGGGAGACCGCCGACGTCAAGATCATGATTGACCGATATCGCGACCAGTTGCTCCCGAAGGAAGGCGGCCCCGGAATCCCCGGCGGTCAGAAGCAAGAGACCAAGCAGCAGCCGAAATAG